One Alkalicoccus halolimnae DNA segment encodes these proteins:
- a CDS encoding trimeric intracellular cation channel family protein, giving the protein MKVWETLNVIGTIAFALSGVNVALEERYDLMGVYILGFITAFGGGAVRNLLIGVPVSELWEQGALFTVAFLVMTFAFVFPRMVRWTLLRRGIFFDSIGLGAFSVQGALYAQSMGLPLSAAIAAAALTGTGGGMIRDVLAGRKPLFLQKEIYIAWTVIPGVVVGLGWLTSPLELLLVVAAVVTLRLCSVYYGWSLPSRLPERSI; this is encoded by the coding sequence ATGAAAGTGTGGGAGACACTGAACGTTATAGGAACAATAGCTTTCGCTTTGAGCGGGGTCAACGTCGCTCTGGAGGAGCGATATGACTTAATGGGTGTTTATATACTCGGGTTCATAACTGCTTTTGGAGGAGGAGCTGTAAGGAATCTGCTTATAGGTGTGCCGGTATCGGAGCTTTGGGAGCAGGGGGCACTGTTTACAGTTGCTTTTCTCGTGATGACCTTTGCTTTCGTTTTTCCGAGGATGGTTCGTTGGACGCTGCTGAGAAGAGGAATTTTCTTTGATTCTATCGGTCTCGGCGCTTTCTCCGTACAGGGAGCACTTTATGCGCAGTCAATGGGACTGCCGTTAAGTGCAGCGATAGCAGCGGCTGCTCTCACAGGTACGGGAGGCGGCATGATCAGAGATGTTCTCGCGGGCCGCAAACCGCTGTTTCTGCAGAAGGAAATTTACATTGCCTGGACCGTTATTCCCGGTGTTGTAGTAGGGCTGGGGTGGCTTACATCTCCCCTGGAACTGCTTCTCGTAGTAGCAGCCGTTGTTACGTTAAGACTATGTTCCGTTTATTACGGCTGGTCTCTTCCGAGCAGACTGCCGGAAAGAAGTATATAA
- a CDS encoding general stress protein: MQPLYKEFYNDQEVVDAVTGIKEKGVSEDDIYILTHDDDRTERVADNADANTVGADDMNFGTSAKNIFRKKGDELRAKFEEVGFSKDMANELEEKLDQGKVVVVVTNAPDGMAL, encoded by the coding sequence ATGCAACCATTGTACAAAGAGTTTTATAATGATCAGGAAGTAGTAGACGCTGTTACGGGAATCAAGGAAAAAGGTGTCAGCGAAGATGATATTTATATTTTAACCCACGATGATGACCGTACAGAGCGCGTCGCAGACAATGCTGATGCAAATACTGTCGGTGCGGACGATATGAATTTCGGCACATCTGCTAAAAACATTTTCCGCAAAAAAGGCGACGAGCTTCGTGCTAAATTTGAAGAAGTCGGCTTTTCTAAAGACATGGCTAATGAACTGGAAGAAAAGCTCGACCAGGGCAAAGTCGTTGTTGTTGTAACAAACGCGCCGGACGGCATGGCGCTGTAA
- a CDS encoding DUF1836 domain-containing protein yields the protein MALDDTLKDLKLDRHVQVEQLPDLDLYMDQVIQLFELTFKELKREEKEKIMTKTMINNYAKSGLLFPSKNKRYTKDHVMVISLIYEMKGALSLKDIKQTLDQADLTDPENLESVRTLYRDYISIAEQNTEATKTRMKDQADRLEHELEAHINDPYVKQVLLILSFIHQSNLYRRAAEKLIDTLP from the coding sequence ATGGCACTTGATGATACGCTGAAAGACTTGAAGCTGGACCGGCACGTACAGGTAGAGCAGCTCCCCGATCTCGATTTATATATGGATCAGGTCATCCAGCTTTTTGAACTGACATTTAAAGAATTAAAAAGAGAAGAAAAAGAAAAAATCATGACGAAAACAATGATCAACAACTATGCGAAAAGCGGCCTTTTATTTCCCAGTAAAAATAAACGCTATACGAAAGACCATGTGATGGTTATCAGTTTAATCTACGAAATGAAGGGTGCTCTCTCCCTGAAGGATATTAAACAAACGCTTGACCAGGCTGATTTAACCGATCCTGAAAATCTCGAATCGGTGCGCACCCTTTACAGAGATTATATTTCTATTGCGGAGCAGAACACCGAAGCTACAAAAACCCGGATGAAAGATCAGGCAGACCGGCTCGAACATGAGCTGGAAGCACACATAAACGATCCTTATGTAAAACAGGTGCTCCTCATTCTCAGCTTTATCCACCAGAGCAATTTGTACCGAAGAGCAGCAGAAAAATTAATCGACACGCTGCCCTGA
- the trhA gene encoding PAQR family membrane homeostasis protein TrhA: protein MSTHTFTKKEEVANSVTHGIGILISIAAMIILIAEASAFGSTVHIVSFSLFGGSMLLLYTSSTLLHALPAGKVKDIFEIMDHASIYFFIAGSYTPFLFIAVQGWLGWTLFGVVWGGAVLGTILKCFFVKKYMFISTLGYIVLGWQMVFAWGAITEALPPAGLTYLIAGGIFYTVGAVFYMWRGFIYHHAVWHLFVLAGTVAHIISVFTLLHI from the coding sequence ATGAGTACCCATACATTCACTAAAAAAGAGGAAGTAGCTAATTCCGTTACACATGGAATCGGAATCCTGATAAGCATTGCTGCTATGATCATTTTGATCGCAGAAGCTTCGGCATTCGGAAGTACGGTTCACATCGTCAGTTTTTCCTTATTCGGAGGTTCTATGCTGCTGCTCTATACGTCCTCAACGCTCCTTCACGCACTGCCGGCAGGAAAGGTAAAGGACATTTTTGAAATCATGGATCACGCGTCCATTTATTTCTTTATAGCAGGCTCCTATACGCCGTTTTTATTTATAGCTGTTCAGGGATGGCTCGGATGGACATTATTCGGAGTAGTCTGGGGAGGCGCGGTCCTTGGTACGATATTAAAATGCTTTTTCGTGAAGAAGTACATGTTTATTTCCACGCTCGGTTACATCGTTCTCGGGTGGCAGATGGTATTTGCATGGGGGGCGATTACGGAAGCGCTGCCCCCTGCAGGGTTAACCTACCTTATAGCCGGAGGTATTTTCTATACCGTTGGTGCAGTTTTTTACATGTGGAGAGGGTTCATCTACCACCATGCGGTCTGGCATCTCTTTGTACTTGCTGGGACGGTCGCTCATATTATTTCTGTATTTACACTGCTTCATATCTAA
- a CDS encoding YihY/virulence factor BrkB family protein has protein sequence MIKEFGRRFRDHELINLGAQCAYFLLLSIFPFLLVIVSLLAYLPFTFVDVYVLLQNTYVPPGVLEVIEDQWNVITAESQVGLLSIGALFTLWTASLALNSILQSLNLAYNITENRGLLVGRLIAIALTTAMFFVVILALIFQVVGIHVRDWLQLEIILFDVDLLRWLISSTILFAVFLLLYWIGPSMRLRFKDVYVGAIFATTGWQLVSWGFSAFVSGFADFSATYGTIGTVIALMVWFHLTSLMILLGGEINAMKKEASVARKQKKSS, from the coding sequence ATGATAAAGGAATTTGGACGCAGGTTCCGCGATCACGAACTGATTAATCTTGGTGCCCAGTGCGCTTATTTTCTCCTGCTTTCTATTTTCCCGTTCCTGCTCGTCATTGTCAGTCTGCTTGCCTACCTCCCATTCACTTTCGTAGATGTCTACGTATTGCTGCAGAACACTTATGTCCCTCCCGGTGTGCTGGAAGTTATCGAAGATCAGTGGAACGTCATTACAGCGGAAAGCCAGGTCGGTCTTCTTTCCATCGGTGCTCTGTTTACATTATGGACGGCCTCTCTCGCTTTAAACTCAATTCTTCAGTCTCTGAATCTGGCCTATAATATTACAGAAAACCGCGGTCTGCTGGTCGGAAGGCTGATTGCCATTGCACTTACGACCGCGATGTTTTTCGTAGTAATTCTCGCTCTCATATTCCAGGTTGTCGGGATCCACGTACGCGACTGGCTTCAGCTTGAAATTATCCTTTTTGATGTCGACCTTCTCCGCTGGCTCATCAGTTCCACCATTTTGTTTGCCGTGTTTCTTCTGCTCTACTGGATCGGACCGAGCATGAGGCTCCGTTTTAAGGACGTTTATGTCGGTGCGATTTTTGCCACGACAGGATGGCAGCTTGTGTCCTGGGGTTTCTCAGCGTTCGTAAGCGGGTTTGCTGACTTTTCTGCAACATACGGGACGATCGGAACGGTTATTGCATTAATGGTATGGTTTCACCTGACTTCACTCATGATTCTTCTCGGAGGAGAGATTAATGCTATGAAAAAAGAGGCTTCTGTTGCCCGAAAGCAGAAAAAAAGCAGCTGA
- a CDS encoding MalY/PatB family protein, with protein MQFFQENINRTNTYSVKWDRTKEVFKTDEQVLPMWVADMDFYPPEAVTRSISRRADHGIYGYTYIDEHVKKQIQEWVLRRQGWNIDADWIQFSHGVVPSIAKAVQALTEPGEKVLVQSPVYPPFFSMVKENNRELVNCPLQESGDTYRIDFTALEDALAGGVKMMLLCHPHNPVGRVWTKEELEQIGTLCVKYNVILVSDEIHGDLVFKPHKQIPAASLSPEISKQTITLIAPSKTFNLAGLQASAVITENEEFRKKIEKLDKKNGFFTLNTFGILAMEAAYEEGEAWLEELLVYLEENVQLVESFLKEELPHVKIFKPEATYLLWIDCRETGLSDTALNKKLLETGKLAMNPGTSFGEGGSGFMRMNIACPKETVQEGLERLKRALKDEHR; from the coding sequence ATGCAATTTTTTCAGGAAAACATAAATCGTACAAATACATACTCGGTTAAATGGGACCGGACTAAGGAAGTATTTAAAACCGATGAGCAGGTGCTGCCTATGTGGGTGGCTGATATGGATTTTTATCCGCCTGAAGCTGTCACAAGGTCCATCAGCCGGCGGGCTGATCACGGTATCTACGGCTATACTTATATCGACGAGCACGTAAAAAAACAGATTCAGGAATGGGTACTCCGCAGACAGGGATGGAACATTGACGCTGACTGGATTCAGTTCAGCCACGGGGTGGTGCCTTCCATTGCCAAAGCGGTCCAGGCGCTGACCGAGCCTGGAGAAAAAGTGCTCGTTCAGTCTCCCGTCTATCCTCCCTTCTTTTCGATGGTGAAAGAAAATAACCGGGAACTGGTTAACTGCCCGCTCCAGGAAAGTGGAGACACTTACCGTATCGATTTCACAGCTTTGGAAGATGCTCTGGCCGGGGGAGTGAAAATGATGCTTCTCTGCCATCCGCATAACCCGGTTGGAAGAGTCTGGACAAAGGAAGAGCTCGAACAAATTGGAACGCTGTGCGTCAAATACAATGTGATTCTAGTTTCCGACGAAATCCACGGTGATCTTGTATTTAAGCCGCACAAGCAGATTCCTGCTGCTTCCCTCTCACCAGAAATATCAAAGCAGACAATTACATTAATTGCACCAAGTAAAACCTTTAACCTCGCCGGCCTGCAGGCTTCAGCCGTTATCACTGAAAACGAGGAGTTTCGTAAAAAAATTGAAAAACTCGACAAAAAGAACGGATTTTTCACCTTAAATACGTTCGGTATTTTAGCAATGGAAGCAGCTTACGAAGAGGGAGAAGCCTGGCTGGAAGAGCTTCTCGTTTATTTGGAGGAAAACGTTCAGCTTGTCGAATCCTTCCTCAAAGAAGAACTGCCTCACGTGAAAATTTTCAAACCGGAAGCGACCTACCTTCTCTGGATCGACTGCCGGGAAACTGGACTGAGCGATACTGCTCTAAATAAAAAGCTGTTGGAAACCGGGAAGCTGGCTATGAATCCGGGAACGAGCTTTGGAGAAGGCGGAAGCGGCTTTATGCGCATGAATATCGCCTGTCCGAAAGAGACCGTGCAGGAAGGTCTGGAGCGATTAAAAAGGGCATTAAAGGATGAGCACCGTTAA